The Rufibacter sp. DG15C region TCGCGGCCACGGCTTGGTTGTAGGACGTGTGCAAACGGTTATCCTCACGGCAAATCAATTGCGGCAATGCGTCTACGTACGTGCTCTTCAATTTAGTAAGCTGCCGGTGATCCAGAATCAACGCGACAATCTCATGCTCAAAGGCCAGCTTAGATAGAATCTCCTCGCCGGTAGCATACTGGCCCGTCTTGGTTTTCTTAATCTTGTTCCCTCCCAACTGCAGGCGGTCAAATAACACCTCGCCCAGCTGTTTAGGTGACCCGATGTTGAACTCCATGCCGGCCAGGTTGAAGATTTTCTGCTCAATCTCCTGGATGCTGGTTTGCAGCACTTGAGAGGATTCTCCCAAGGCTTCGGCGTCAATGCTCACGCCCTCACGTTCCATGTGACCCAGCACGCGCAACAATGGGTTCTCCACCTCATTGAAGAGCTTCTTAAGGCCTTGTTTCTCCAACAGCGGGTCAAAGTAGTTCTTAAGTTGAAGCGTGACGTCCGCGTCCTCGCAAGCGTATTCATAGATTTGGAGCGGTGGCAGCTTATCCATGGTGAGCTGGTTCTTGCCTTTGCCTAACAGCGTCTCAATGGCAATAGGCGTGTAATGCAAGTACGTCTCAGCGAGCAGGTCCATGTTGTGGCGCATGTCGGGCTCCAGGAGGTAGTGGGCCAGCATGGTGTCATAGAGCGGTCCCTGTACGTCAATGCCGTAGCGTTGTAGCACCACTAGGTCATACTTGATGTTCTGGCCAATCTTGGTGATGCTAGGGCTTTCCAGTATTTCCTTGAACTCCTGCACAATCTCTAGGGTAGCCTCATAGTCATCTGCCGGCACCGGAATGTAATAGGCCTCGCCGGGGATGTAACAGAACGAGATGCCCACCAAGCGTGCGGTGATGGCGTCTATGCTGGTGGTCTCGGTGTCAAAAGAGACTTCCTTCTGGAGTTTCAGGTATTTTAAAAGTTGCGCTCGCTGCTCTGGGGTGGTAAGCAGGTGGTACTCATGCAGGGTAGTGTCAATAGTTTTTCTGACGCCTGTGATATAGGTACCTGCGGTGGTTTCCTCGCCTTCTTCCTGGACAACGGTCTCATTGGCGGGCATGTCAAACAGAGACGTCTGGCCCATGGGCTTGTCTGATTTGAAGCCTTTGCCCACCGTGGGCTTGTTGGAAATGGGTTTGGGGACGGCGGGCGAGGCGGTACCCAGCACGCGGGTAGCCAGTTGCCTGAACTCCAGTTCGTCAAAGAGTGCCGCCAGTTTCTCCACATCTGGCCCTTCATAAAACAGGCCTTGCTCGTCAAAGTCAATGGGCACGTCCAGATGGATGGTGGCCAGTTCTTTGGACATGAGGCCCTGCTCCGCGAACTTCTCCACGTTCTCCTTTTGCTTGCCTTTCAACTCATGCGAGTGGGCAATAAGGTTCTCTACCGAACCGTATTTCTGAATGAGCGTCTTCGCGGTTTTCTCGCCAATGCCCGGGATGCCCGGGATGTTGTCCACGGCATCCCCTTGCAAACCTAGAATGTCAATGACTTGTTTTACATCGCTTATTTCCCAGCGCTCCAGCACTTTGGGCTTGTCAATCACTTCTATGGCATTGCCCAAGAACGCGGGCTTGTAGACAAACACATGGTCTGTTACCAATTGGTAGTAGTCCTTGTCTGGCGTCATCATGAAGACGTCGTACCCGGCCTTCTCGGCTTTGCAGGAAAGCGTGCCTATGATGTCATCGGCCTCAAAACCGTCCAGCATCATGCCTGGTATGCCAAAGGCCTCCACAATCTTCTTCACATAGGGGATGGCGATGGAAATATCTTCGGGCATAGCCTGGCGGTTGGCCTTATATTCCACGAAGCTGTCATGCCTAAACGTCTTGGACGGCGCATCATAGCAGACCCCAATGTGCGTGGGCTTTTCGCGGTTGAGCAGGTCTACTAAGGTGTTGGTGAAGCCCAGCGCGGCGCCGGTGTTCATGCCCTTGGAGTTGATTCTAGGATTCTTACTGAACGCGAAGTGGGCGCGGTAAATGAGCGCCATGGCGTCTAAAAGGAAAAGGCGTTTGTCTGGTGTACTCATAGGCTAGCGAAGGTACAAGCAATGCGTCTGCTGTGCAACGGTGTTGTTTATTTAACTGAAGACGCGGCAGAAAGTTAGGGGAAAGCGTTTTTGGCTTGTTTTCTAGGAATTAGGAGGAAAATGGATTTGATTGTCGATTGTGGATTGGCTAGGCTGTAGCTACACTGCCCGCCGTTGTGTTATCACCAATGACATAGACTGCCTTCAAACAACTTTGTCTATGACGCGCATGATACTACCCTGACTCCCTCTGCCGTGCACTACCATTGGGGCTATGCCTGAGAAGATCTTTCCTTCCGGTGCTCTTATGCCACCCTGTTTCATTTTGACCGCTAAGCGCTCGCGGCCGCGGGGCCCCGTCTTCCCGCCTCGCGCTGTACCAGCTTGCCTCTTCTTCGTGGTTTCTTCCTATGTTATTTAAACTTACTTGCTGTGTTGTAACCGCTGGTCAGTCAGAGACGGCAACCTGCTTAGGCGACTCGACGGAAGGACTGGAATAGGTGCGTTTGGTTAAGGCCTTTGCCAAACGCAGATTCTCCCCTTGAGGATTGCTCAAACGAGAGTTTGAGGCAGCGAGCGTAGCTCAGTAGAGGGGTGTTTACGCGAGCAGATGAACCTTGCAAAAGAAAGCAATGTGTGGGAGACTAGGCACTGCCTTGTCTCTACATTATCTCAAACATCAGCCCTCTCATCCTAGCATTCTCCCTCTAGGAGAAGGGACGGTGCTTTTCTGTTTTGGGTTGTTTTCCAGAAAACAGGCTAAAAACGGAATTCAGGAATTACAGATTCTCTCTGATGGAAAGGGAAGCGGCTTTGCGGGCGGGACGGATGGAGACCAGCAAGGTAATAATAACAATGGCGGCGGCGGTGAACAGAAAGTCCTCCACGCGCATGAGCACGGGGTAAGCTTCTACCACTGAGGTCGTCATGCCCATGGACACGATGCCGAAGGTCTGTTGCGCCCAGCAGATGCCTCCGCCAATCACCAAACCCACCACGGCCCCGGTAAACGCAACAATGGCACCCTCTAGTAAGAAGATCTTCCGGATGGTGCCTGGGTCGGCACCCATAGAGGCTAGGATGGCGATGTCTTTCTGCTTGTCCAGAACTAGCATGGACAGCGAGAAGAAGATGTTGATGGAGGCTATGAGCAAGACAAACGTAAAGGTCACAAACACAAACAGCTTCTCTACCTTGACGGCGCGCAGAAGGCTCACGTGCTGCTCCTCGCTGTTCTGTACTTGAAAGCCCGACCCCAATTTCTCCTGTAAGGCGTTTTTAATCTGGTCAATGTTGTCCGGCGAATTGGCCTTCACCTCAATGGACGTGCGCTTGTTCTCATAGCCTAACAATTCCTGGGCAAATTCTAGCGGCACAAACACGTACTGGTCGTCATACTGCCGCTCAATGGCAAACACGCCACCCGCCTGAATGCCCAATTGCCTGAACGCGTTTTCTGGGTTTAAGGTGACTTTCTTACCCGCCTTAGGGTACATGAACTGTAATGGTGAGAATGGATTCTCGGGCCGTATAGACAACTGATATTGCACGCCGCGGCCAATGAGCGCATACTGCTGCTCGCCGCGTTTCAGGCGGCGGTCTCCGTCTACAATAGCAGAGTCAATCTGGTTTTGTTTGTAGTAATTGTCACTCACGCCTTTGATCTTGACTACCATCTGGCGGTCATTGTAGCGGAGCAGGGCGTTGTCTTCTATGACCTCGGTGAGCAGGACCACGCCGGGCGTTTTCTTGATGCGCTCCAAAAAGGCGGCATCGGTTTCAAAGGACTTGCCTTCTACTGAGGTGATCTTGATTTCGGGGTCAAACTTGCCGTACAGAGACCTGATCAAATCTTCTAGTCCGTTGAACACGGACAAGACCACAATAAGCGCCATGGTGCCTACGCCCACGCCAATCATGGCAATGATGGAGATGATGTTGATGATGTTGCGCTTCTTCTTGGTGAAGAAGTACCGCTTCGCGATAAAAAGGGCAACGTTCATCTAGTGGGGTATGAGTGAATGCTTGTATGAATGGGGAGAATAGTCTCTAGGGCTATTCAGGTTGCGTGTACTGTTTTGGCGGCAAAGGGTTATATTCTCTCACTCCTAGAACTTCTATCTTATAGTCTTCCAGCAACTTATCGGCAGGCATTTTCTAGCTGCAGTTCTTTTTTCATGCACACGCTGGTGGCTATGTTGGCGTACTGCCCATAGTTGGGAATGACCTCAAAACCGCTCTTGGTATACAGCCTGATGGCCTCTGGCATGGCTTTGCCTGTTTCCAGGACCAGATGCTTAAAATCCAGTTCGGCGGCCCAGCACTCCAGCTCCTGCAAGATTTGGCCGGCAATGCCCAAACCCCTGAATTCTGGTTGCACAAACATGCGCTTGACCTCGGCTACGCCAAAGCTAAACGGCTTAATGGCCCCGCAGCCCACGGGCTGCTCATCTTGATAGGCCACCACTACCTGTTTGATGGCGTCTATCTTGTTGAACTGGGCAAAGAAGGAATGGTCATCCCCGTCCCGTACGTGCAGTTCGGCGTCCAGCAGAAACACCAGTTCTACAAAGTCCTGGTTACCTGAATCTGTTCTAACTAACTCTAGCATAATAGTGTAAGAATTAGGGGGACTTGAAAATAATCTATGGAAGATAGCTTTTCTCTACCTATTGTCAAAACCGAAGACCTGCTACGCGTTTTTAGCCTGTTTTCTGGAAAACAAGCCAAAAACGATTAAACTCCTATTCTAAGAACCGCCTCTGTTAAAGAAGGTTTCTATTTCCAGGCCTTTACAATCAATCCCGTGCCCGTTTCATGCTTGGTGTTGGTGTCCAGCCAGTTTAGCACCAGACAGAACGGGTACACAACCAGGTAATAGAACGGCAACAGCACAAAAAACAGCTTAGAGGCACCCAGCATCAAGATGGGGTACTTCATGCTCAGGCGCCAAGAGATCTTGCCTGGCGTGCCGTAAGAGTAATGCGCCTCGGTGCGGCTGAAACCGGCGCTCTTTAACTTGTCTTGTATCTCCTGGATGTTGTAACCGTCGCGTACGTGCTCTTCTATGAACGAGCTTTCATCATCGCCGTGCACGTCTGAGCCGCCTTGGTCTGAAGGCGTAGAAATCAATACCATTCCGCCGGGCTTCATAGAGGCATAGAAGTTTTTGAACACCTCCACGTCCTCTAAAATATGCTCCATCACGTCTACAGACAGCACCAGGTCAAAGGTCTCCTGCGGCTCGCGGTAAGTCACCAGATCCTCTTTCCGGAAGATGACGTTGCGGCGGTTTATCTTATTGAAGAAGTTGGTGCAGTCGGCTATCTGCTCGTCTTTGACGTCTACGGCCAGCACGCGCCATTTCTCGCTCATGCCGGTTAAGTAGTAAGAATACTGCCCGAAGCCAGAACCCGCATCCAGAATCTGAAGCGGCTGTTGGCGTCTGCCTTTGCCCCAGGCCCGCAGTTCTTTGTGAATGTGCCAGGTTCTAAGTAAAAGCAAGTCCAGCAGGTTATAGAAGACCTTGCGCAGGAATGGGGTTTTGTTGAACGCATCGCCTAAGACGCGCTTGATAGGATCGTACTGCATGTTGGGTTTAGTATCAGGCTTGGGTAGCGACGCAGCTTAGCGGTCGCGGCGGTCTTCATCATCCTCTTCGTCCAGGTTCTCGTCCTGGAAGTCCTCCTCATCCTCGTCTTCCTCAGTATGGAACGGGTTGGTAGGGTCTTCTTTAGATTCGCCGGGAATGTCTAATTGGGAGATGATCTTGTCCATCTTGGCGGCGTACTCGGCGCTTTCGTCAATGTAGAAAATCAGCTCGGGTACCACGCGCACCTGGTTTCTGATGCGCTTGGCCAGCTCATGGCGTATGGTCTTGGTATGAAACTGTATCTCTTTAAGCAAGTCTTTGCCGTTGGGGTTGAGCAGAAAGCTCAAATGCGTCTTGGCCACGCCCAGATCTGGTGACACGCGCACTCCACTAATTGATATGTATGACCCCTGAAACAAGTGAGAAACATCTCGCTGAAAGATTTCAGCCAGCTCCTTTTGTATCAGTCGGGCGAATTTTTGTTGGCGTTTACTATCCATGGTTCGACAAATATCGCATTAATTTCACATTTTTACTTCACAAACCGCCGTCCTCTTTGTGGGGCGGCTCTTCTGCGTTCCCTCTTGATACGTTTCTTCCGTAGTTTGTTTCCCTCCAGATGGGTAGTGCTGGTGTTGCTGTTTCTTTTGATTCGGCTGCCGTTGCTGTTCTTTGGACTGCCTGCCACCCTCACAGAGCTGCACCACATGCTCTTGGGAGAGCGCCTGCAAGACGGTTTTATCATGTACCAAGACGTGTATGACACCACGGCGCCGCTCACGGCCGGTCTGTACAAATGGCTGGACGCGCTCTTTGGCAAGTCTTATCTGGCGCACCGCATACTAGCGCTCTTACTCACGCTGTACCAGGCGTTCTTGCTCAACTTCATCTTTAATAGAAACCAGGTACACCCGCAGAAGTCCTTCTTGCCGGCGCTGTTCTATCTAGTGTTCAGCAGCGTCTTCTTTGAGTTGGATGTCTTGTCCCCGCTGTTGCTGGGCCATACATTTGTGCTGTTGGGCGTCTATAGCTTAACCGCTATCTCTAAGGACGGCGCTAATGCACAGCGTCTCTTTAAAGCGGGGTTTATGCTAGGCTTGGCTGCTTTGTGCTACCTGCCTTTGGTTTGGTTTCTGGTGCTGGGGTTCTTTGCCATCATCTACTTTGCATCTAGCGCGGTAAGAAGCACGCTCTTGCTGATTACGGGTTTTCTGTTTCCGTTTAGCGTGGCCATTACGTTCTTTTTGTACCAGGATTCTTTACTTCCCTTTCTAGAGCTTGGGCTGGCGTGGTCTTGGCAGTTTAAATTTACGTTTGCGTTGCCGTTTGTGCAGGTCTTAAAAGTGGGGGCCATCCCGCTGGGCGTACTGGCGTTGTCTCTGATCACCTTGCCCTTGGTAAACCTTGGGTTGAACTACCAGGCGCGTTTCTTGCAGTTCATGCTCATCTGGCTCATTGTGGCAGGATTGGTGTTGGTGAGCGGACATGACGGCTCTGCCAAAGGCTTGATTCTCTTCATGCCCATCATCGCGTATTTTGGGGTATTCTTGTTCACGCAATGGACAGGCAAGAAAGTGCTCATCAATGAAGTCTTCTTCCTGGTCTTGCTGGCGAGCACGCTCTTTATGCGCTTCAATCCTCTGGGCTTGGTGTATTCTACCTTGGGGATCCAGCCCGAACTGATCCAGGTAAGTGAACTACCCAAATACCACCAGGTTGAGAATGAGCGTTTGTTGGTGTTAGGATCAGATTTGAACTACTATCAGCACAATAGCCTAGGCTCGCCGTTCCTGCGTTGGGATTTGGCCCAGCCCTACTTTGGGCACCTGGCCAAGTATGATGCGCTGTTCACCATCTTCCAGGATTTGCGCAAAGCGCCGCCTGCCTACATCATAGACCAACAGGGCCTCATGCCTGAGTTGCAGTACAAACTGCCAGTGTTATTTAACCGCTATGATCGGGTACAGAATGGGTTGATTTATAAAAGGGTGAAGTAGTTTAAAAAGTCTATAGCTGCTTCAGCAAGATAACTTACCAGCCATTTTCACTAAACTATTCTTAATGCAAGAAGCCGTTTTTGGCCTGATTCCATGGAATCAGGCCAAAAACGGCTTTCTTAATTCTATTTGAGATTTCTACTAAGAGCAGGCAATCTTAGCTACCCGGTTCTGATGCCGCCCGCCTTCAAAAGGAGTATTCAGGAAAGCAGCTACCATGTCCTTGGCCACGTCTTCAGAAACAAACCTGGCTGGAATGCACAGTACGTTGGCGTTGTTGTGGGATTTGGACAGCTCGGCCAGTTCTTTGTTCCAGCACAGGGCGGCCCTGATGCCAGCGTGCTTGTTGGCCGTCATGGCTACGCCGTTTCCGCTTCCGCAGATCAAGATGCCTAAGTCGTACTCTTGCTTCTCCACGGCACTTGACAATGGGTGCACAAAGTCGGGGTAATCTACCGAGTCCTCAGAAAAAGGCCCGAAGTCTTTCATCTCATGCCCCAACTGTTCTAATTGAGTTTTGAGCATCTCTTTGTATTTAAAACCAGCATGATCGCCGCCTAATGCAATTTTCATAATTCTGGGTTAAGAAGTAGCTTGTTTGTTTAGTCTGGCCACATCCCGTCTGCGCACCAGCCATGAGATATGGATACTCACCTCATACAATAACAGCAAGGGAATGCCCATCAAGGTCATGCTCAACACGTCTGGCGGCGAAAGAATGGCGGCCACTATCAATATCACCACAATGGCATGCTTGCGGTACAGCTTCATCAACTCTGGGCTTACCAGACCGGCTCTTGACAAGAAGAACACAATCATGGGCAGCTCAAACATGATGCCGCAGGAGAGCACCAAGGTCATCAACGTAGAAATGTACGCCGATAAGTCAATGTCGTTTCTAATGCTAGGGTCTACCTGGTAGTTGGCCAAAAAGTTGATGGACAGTGGAGCCACAATCAAATACCCAAACACGCAGCCGAGCAGAAATAAGAAGGAAACAAAAAACACCGCTCCTCTTGAGCTTTTCTGCTCATGTGGGTACAGGCCTGGTCTAATGAACCGCCAGATTTCCCAGAACAGATACGGGAACGCCAACAACAAACCAATCACGAAGGAGCTGGTCATGTGCATGGTGAACTGTGAGGACAGCTCCCGGCTCTGCAGCACAAAGGGTAGCTTGTTGATGCAAAGGCCCGAAGAGTTCAGGTGCGCGCCCAGCTCACAGAGTTTCCGGTAGGTGAAAAAATCTGTGCGCGAGGGCCCTAGTATGATCTCATGAAACACAATTTCTGGGTAGCTGAACGCCAGGATGGTGAAGACTACCACCGCGATAGCCGCCCTGATCAAGTGCCACCTTAATGCTTCAAGGTGGTCCAAAAAGGTCATTTCATGTTCTTCAGCATCCTGCACAGCCACCTCTTCGGAACGTAAGCTCATTTGATAAATCTAGTATTAGTAGCTAAACAGCGGAAACTGTTGCATCCAGCTGTTGATTTCTTTTCTGGTGTCAGAAAGAATGGTGTCGTTGTCATGGTTCATGAGCACGCGATCAATGTAGTCCACCACACGGTCCATGTCTTGTTCTTTCAGTCCACGGGTAGTTACGGCAGCGGAGCCAATCCGGATTCCGGAGGTCACAAACGGAGACTTGTCATCAAACGGCACCATGTTCTTGTTGATGGTGATGTCTGCTTTGATCAAGGTGTTCTCAGCCAATTTACCCGTTAATCCTTTAGAACGAAGGTCAATGAGCATTAAGTGATTGTCTGTCCCCCCAGAGATTAATTGGTAACCACGGTTCACAAATCCTTGCGCCAACATCTGGGCATTCTTCTGCACCTGCAGTTGGTACTCTTTAAACGAAGGCGATAAGGCCTCAAAGAACGCCACGGCCTTGGCAGCGATCACGTGCTCCAAAGGTCCGCCCTGCGTACCTGGGAATACCGCGCTGTCCAACAAGGCAGACATCATGCGTACTTCACCCTTGGGTGTTTTCAACCCAAACGGGTTTTCAAAGTCCTTGCGCATCATGATCATACCCCCGCGTGGGCCTCTTAGGGTTTTGTGCGTGGTGGTAGTTACTATATGGCAATGGTCAAACGGATCATTCAACAAGCCCGTGGCAATTAAACCCGCTGGGTGGGAGATATCGGCCAATACCAATGCGCCAACGGCATCGGCGGCTTCTCTTATTTTCTGATAGTTCCAGTCACGGGAATACGCCGAGGCACCGCAGATGATCAACTTTGGTTTCTCACGCTGCGCCACCTCCATGATCTTATCCCAGTTGATTTCACCAGTTTCCTGCTCTACGCCATAGAACACCGGTCTGTACAATTTACCAGAGAAGTTCACAGGGGATCCATGCGTCAAGTGGCCACCGTGTGACAAGTCGAAGCCTAGGATAGTGTCTCCCGGTGACAACACGCCCAGCATCACCGCCGCATTGGCCTGCGCCCCTGAGTGCGGCTGTACGTTCACCCATTCTGCGTTGAACAGTTGCTTGGCACGGTCAATGGCCAATTGCTCTGATTGGTCTACAATCTCACAGCCTCCGTAATACCGCTTGTTCGGCAAACCTTCTGCGTACTTATTCGTCATCACGCTGCCCATGGCCTGCATTACCTGCTCAGAA contains the following coding sequences:
- the polA gene encoding DNA polymerase I gives rise to the protein MSTPDKRLFLLDAMALIYRAHFAFSKNPRINSKGMNTGAALGFTNTLVDLLNREKPTHIGVCYDAPSKTFRHDSFVEYKANRQAMPEDISIAIPYVKKIVEAFGIPGMMLDGFEADDIIGTLSCKAEKAGYDVFMMTPDKDYYQLVTDHVFVYKPAFLGNAIEVIDKPKVLERWEISDVKQVIDILGLQGDAVDNIPGIPGIGEKTAKTLIQKYGSVENLIAHSHELKGKQKENVEKFAEQGLMSKELATIHLDVPIDFDEQGLFYEGPDVEKLAALFDELEFRQLATRVLGTASPAVPKPISNKPTVGKGFKSDKPMGQTSLFDMPANETVVQEEGEETTAGTYITGVRKTIDTTLHEYHLLTTPEQRAQLLKYLKLQKEVSFDTETTSIDAITARLVGISFCYIPGEAYYIPVPADDYEATLEIVQEFKEILESPSITKIGQNIKYDLVVLQRYGIDVQGPLYDTMLAHYLLEPDMRHNMDLLAETYLHYTPIAIETLLGKGKNQLTMDKLPPLQIYEYACEDADVTLQLKNYFDPLLEKQGLKKLFNEVENPLLRVLGHMEREGVSIDAEALGESSQVLQTSIQEIEQKIFNLAGMEFNIGSPKQLGEVLFDRLQLGGNKIKKTKTGQYATGEEILSKLAFEHEIVALILDHRQLTKLKSTYVDALPQLICREDNRLHTSYNQAVAATGRLSSTNPNLQNIPIRTEKGREIRKAFVPRDENHVLLSADYSQIELRIMAHFSNDATMKEAFQKGLDIHSSTAAKVFHVPVDQVDSDMRRKAKTINFGIIYGISAFGLAERLAIPRREAAEIIEAYFQEFPAVKQYMDSAINEAREQEFVETLLGRRRYLRDINSRNQNVRGYAERNAINAPIQGTAADIIKIAMINIDQWLRDEKLASRMILQVHDELVFDVLKEELPIVQAKVEELMKNAFPLSVPMEVGMGTGENWLQAH
- a CDS encoding ABC transporter permease, translating into MNVALFIAKRYFFTKKKRNIINIISIIAMIGVGVGTMALIVVLSVFNGLEDLIRSLYGKFDPEIKITSVEGKSFETDAAFLERIKKTPGVVLLTEVIEDNALLRYNDRQMVVKIKGVSDNYYKQNQIDSAIVDGDRRLKRGEQQYALIGRGVQYQLSIRPENPFSPLQFMYPKAGKKVTLNPENAFRQLGIQAGGVFAIERQYDDQYVFVPLEFAQELLGYENKRTSIEVKANSPDNIDQIKNALQEKLGSGFQVQNSEEQHVSLLRAVKVEKLFVFVTFTFVLLIASINIFFSLSMLVLDKQKDIAILASMGADPGTIRKIFLLEGAIVAFTGAVVGLVIGGGICWAQQTFGIVSMGMTTSVVEAYPVLMRVEDFLFTAAAIVIITLLVSIRPARKAASLSIRENL
- a CDS encoding GNAT family N-acetyltransferase, whose translation is MLELVRTDSGNQDFVELVFLLDAELHVRDGDDHSFFAQFNKIDAIKQVVVAYQDEQPVGCGAIKPFSFGVAEVKRMFVQPEFRGLGIAGQILQELECWAAELDFKHLVLETGKAMPEAIRLYTKSGFEVIPNYGQYANIATSVCMKKELQLENACR
- a CDS encoding bifunctional 2-polyprenyl-6-hydroxyphenol methylase/3-demethylubiquinol 3-O-methyltransferase UbiG, producing MQYDPIKRVLGDAFNKTPFLRKVFYNLLDLLLLRTWHIHKELRAWGKGRRQQPLQILDAGSGFGQYSYYLTGMSEKWRVLAVDVKDEQIADCTNFFNKINRRNVIFRKEDLVTYREPQETFDLVLSVDVMEHILEDVEVFKNFYASMKPGGMVLISTPSDQGGSDVHGDDESSFIEEHVRDGYNIQEIQDKLKSAGFSRTEAHYSYGTPGKISWRLSMKYPILMLGASKLFFVLLPFYYLVVYPFCLVLNWLDTNTKHETGTGLIVKAWK
- the rbfA gene encoding 30S ribosome-binding factor RbfA, with the translated sequence MDSKRQQKFARLIQKELAEIFQRDVSHLFQGSYISISGVRVSPDLGVAKTHLSFLLNPNGKDLLKEIQFHTKTIRHELAKRIRNQVRVVPELIFYIDESAEYAAKMDKIISQLDIPGESKEDPTNPFHTEEDEDEEDFQDENLDEEDDEDRRDR
- the rpiB gene encoding ribose 5-phosphate isomerase B, producing MKIALGGDHAGFKYKEMLKTQLEQLGHEMKDFGPFSEDSVDYPDFVHPLSSAVEKQEYDLGILICGSGNGVAMTANKHAGIRAALCWNKELAELSKSHNNANVLCIPARFVSEDVAKDMVAAFLNTPFEGGRHQNRVAKIACS
- the tatC gene encoding twin-arginine translocase subunit TatC, translated to MSLRSEEVAVQDAEEHEMTFLDHLEALRWHLIRAAIAVVVFTILAFSYPEIVFHEIILGPSRTDFFTYRKLCELGAHLNSSGLCINKLPFVLQSRELSSQFTMHMTSSFVIGLLLAFPYLFWEIWRFIRPGLYPHEQKSSRGAVFFVSFLFLLGCVFGYLIVAPLSINFLANYQVDPSIRNDIDLSAYISTLMTLVLSCGIMFELPMIVFFLSRAGLVSPELMKLYRKHAIVVILIVAAILSPPDVLSMTLMGIPLLLLYEVSIHISWLVRRRDVARLNKQATS
- the glyA gene encoding serine hydroxymethyltransferase translates to MQRDQQIFDLIQKEHERQLHGIELIASENFVSEQVMQAMGSVMTNKYAEGLPNKRYYGGCEIVDQSEQLAIDRAKQLFNAEWVNVQPHSGAQANAAVMLGVLSPGDTILGFDLSHGGHLTHGSPVNFSGKLYRPVFYGVEQETGEINWDKIMEVAQREKPKLIICGASAYSRDWNYQKIREAADAVGALVLADISHPAGLIATGLLNDPFDHCHIVTTTTHKTLRGPRGGMIMMRKDFENPFGLKTPKGEVRMMSALLDSAVFPGTQGGPLEHVIAAKAVAFFEALSPSFKEYQLQVQKNAQMLAQGFVNRGYQLISGGTDNHLMLIDLRSKGLTGKLAENTLIKADITINKNMVPFDDKSPFVTSGIRIGSAAVTTRGLKEQDMDRVVDYIDRVLMNHDNDTILSDTRKEINSWMQQFPLFSY